The Gasterosteus aculeatus chromosome 17, fGasAcu3.hap1.1, whole genome shotgun sequence genome includes a window with the following:
- the LOC120835216 gene encoding sortilin isoform X3 has protein sequence MTSISCILLLAFCSSALCTNFHGGDNLSALRRLQRKFVGDEERRNVSSERSELSELSAGLNEQTCAALPGVESILHNNTHSFTFKVRTMGLLSLAWVGDGSGVLLVLTTFQVPLFMMRFGQSNLYRSEDYGKTFKDVTHLINHTFIQSEFGIAISPDHSGKVMLTGDVSEIGGFKLFRSQDFGLTFDPTDLPFEPLIQMMYNPRDCNVLLTLSITLDLWLSEDFGATWRKIHDSVCLVRWGKKSSIYFTANYNGSCNDKGMLELRKTVDYGLSFQTIATRVYSFVLGGRFVFASIMTGTGTERMIHVSADGGEVWNMAQLPKVNHEQFYSILAANQDMIFMHVDNPGDSGVGTIYVSDDRGAVFSKSLERHLYTTTSSDTDFTAITSLRGVYMTSVLTEDDVVETVITFDQGAKWRPVRRPDNRQCDTETSTNRPNRCRLHIHASYSTTMKMNVPMLPLSQPSAVGLILAHGSVGDAESALSPDVYVSDNGGYSWLWALRGPHHYAILDSGGLLVAVEHTSSPVNQIKFSTDEGQCWHTYNFTSDPLYFSGMDSEPGSRSMNVSLWGYRNDFSKWVVITIDLRKLLTRNCTEGDYVAWLAHSTDPSGSIDGCVLGYKETFLRLRKESVCWNGRGYATTKKLSRCTCTMDDYHCDFGYHRPENSSECVEQEEMKGHPLEFCLNGTTEQLQTSGVPGGD, from the exons ATGACGTCCATCTCTTGCATTTTGCTGCTGGCGTTTTGTTCGTCTGCGCTGTGCACGAACTTCCACGGGGGAGACAACTTGTCAGCTTTGAGGAGGCTGCAGCGGAAGTTTGTCGGTGATGAGGAGCGACGTAACGTTAGTTCAGAGAGGTCGGAGCTCTCGGAACTCAGCGCAGGACTGAATGAGCAGACGTGTGCAGCTCTGCCGGGAGTGGAGTCAATCCTGCACAACAACACCCACTCT TTTACTTTCAAAGTGAGGACCATGGGTTTACTGTCACTGGCCTGGGTGGGAGATGGATCCGGG GTTCTGCTGGTGTTGACGACGTTCCAGGTGCCGTTGTTCATGATGCGCTTCGGCCAGTCCAACCTCTACAGGAG TGAAGACTATGGGAAGACGTTCAAAGACGTAACTCACTTGATCAACCACACCTTCATCCAGAGCGAGTTCGGCATCGCCATCAGCCCGGACCACTCTGGCAAG GTGATGCTCACTGGCGATGTGTCAGAAATCGGGGGGTTTAAACTGTTTCGCTCGCAGGACTTTGGACTGACCTTTGATCCCACTGACCTGCCGTTTGAGCCTCTCATTCAGATGATGTACAACCCCAGAGACTGCAACGTACTGCTGACACTCAGTATCACG TTGGACCTGTGGCTGTCTGAGGACTTTGGTGCCACCTGGAGGAAGATTCATGACAGTGTTTGTTTGGTCAGATG GGGTAAAAAAAGCAGCATCTACTTTACAGCGAACTACAATGGATCATGCA ATGATAAAGGAATGTTGGAGTTAAGGAAGACGGTGGACTACGGACTAAGTTTTCAGACCATCGCAACAAGAGTTTACTCTTTTGTGCTCGGAGGACGCTTTGTTTTTGCCTCCATCATGACTGGCAcg gGTACAGAACGTATGATCCACGTGTCAGCAGATGGAGGTGAGGTGTGGAACATGGCGCAGCTTCCCAAGGTTAACCATGAGCAGTTCTACTCCATCCTGGCAGCCAATCAGGACATGATATTCATGCACGTAGACAACCCTGGAG ACTCGGGTGTGGGAACCATCTATGTGTCTGATGACAGGGGAGCCGTGTTCTCCAAGTCCCTGGAGCGCCATCTTTACACGACCACGTCAAGCGACACAGACTTTACGGCCATTACTTCCCTTAGGGGCGTCTATATGACCAGCGTTCTCACAGAGG ATGATGTAGTGGAGACAGTGATCACCTTTGACCAAGGAGCAAAATGGCGGCCAGTGCGGAGACCAGATAACAGACAGTGTGACACGGAGACCTCCACCAACAGGCCAAACAGG TGCCGACTTCACATCCACGCCTCTTACAGCACCACCATGAAGATGAACGTCCCCATGCTGCCTCTCTCACAGCCCAGTGCTGTGGGCCTTATTCTGGCTCATG GCAGCGTTGGAGATGCAGAGTCAGCTCTCTCCCCTGACGTGTATGTGTCTGATAACGGGGGCTACTCGTGGCTGTGGGCTCTCAGGGGCCCCCACCACTACGCTATATTGGACTCTGGAGGGCTGCTGGTGGCTGTGGAACACACAAGCTCACCTGTGAACCAGATCAA GTTTTCAACAGATGAGGGGCAGTGCTGGCATACGTACAACTTCACCAGCGACCCGCTTTACTTCAGCGGCATGGACAGTGAGCCCGGCTCTCGCTCCATGAACGTCAGCCTGTGGGGCTACAGGAATGACTTCAGTAAATGGGTGGTGATCACAATAGACCTCAGGAAGCTCCTCACCAGAAACT GTACCGAAGGGGACTATGTCGCGTGGCTGGCTCACTCTACAGACCCCAGTGGGTCTATTGATGGCTGTGTGCTGGGCTATAAAGAGACCTTCTTACGCCTGAGGAAAGAGTCTGTCTGCTGGAATGGGAGGGGATATGCCACTACTAAGAAGTTGTCCCGCTGTACATGTACAATGGATGATTATCACTG TGACTTCGGATATCACCGGCCAGAGAACAGTTCAGAGTgcgtggagcaggaggagatgaagggtcATCCTCTGGAGTTCTGCTTAAATGGGACCACCGAACAACTTCAGACCAGCGG cgtaccaggcggtgattga
- the psma5 gene encoding proteasome subunit alpha type-5 — protein MFLTRSEYDRGVNTFSPEGRLFQVEYAIEAIKLGSTAIGIQTSEGVCLAVEKRITSPLMEPNSIEKIVEIDTHIGCAMSGLIADAKTLIDKARVETQNHWFTYNETMTVESVTQAVSNLALQFGEEDADPGAMSRPFGVALLFGGVDEKGPQLYHMDPSGTFVQCDARAIGSASEGAQSSLQEVYHKSMTLKDAIKSSLTILKQVMEEKLNATNIELATVEPGKTFHMYSKEELEDVIKDI, from the exons ATGTTTTTGACAAGATCGGAATATGACAG AGGtgtgaacacattttctcctGAAGGGCGATTGTTCCAGGTTGAATATGCCATAGAGGCCATCAAA TTGGGCTCCACAGCCATCGGTATCCAGACATCAGAGGGGGTTTGTCTGGCTGTGGAGAAGAGGATCACTTCCCCGCTGATGGAGCCGAACAGCATTGAAAAGATTGTAGAGATCGACACTCACATTG GCTGTGCCATGAGTGGCTTGATCGCTGATGCCAAGACTCTAATTGACAAGGCAAGAGTGGAAACTCAG AACCACTGGTTCACGTACAACGAGACAATGACCGTGGAGAGTGTGACTCAGGCTGTGTCCAACCTGGCGTTGCAGTTTGGAGAGGAGGACGCCGATCCTGGTGCCATG AGTCGACCATTCGGTGTAGCACTTCTATTTGGGGGAGTGGATGAAAAAGGCCCCCAGCT GTACCACATGGACCCATCAGGAACGTTTGTGCAGTGTGATGCTCGGGCCATCGGCTCAGCTTCTGAGGGAGCACAGAGCTCTCTGCAAGAAGTCTACCACAAG TCTATGACATTAAAAGACGCCATCAAGTCGTCTCTCACCATTCTGAAGcaggtgatggaggagaagctAAATGCCACCAACATCGAG CTTGCAACGGTAGAGCCCGGGAAGACCTTCCACATGTATTccaaagaggagctggaggatgtAATCAAGGATATCTAA
- the LOC120835216 gene encoding sortilin isoform X2, with protein MTSISCILLLAFCSSALCTNFHGGDNLSALRRLQRKFVGDEERRNVSSERSELSELSAGLNEQTCAALPGVESILHNNTHSFTFKVRTMGLLSLAWVGDGSGVLLVLTTFQVPLFMMRFGQSNLYRSEDYGKTFKDVTHLINHTFIQSEFGIAISPDHSGKVMLTGDVSEIGGFKLFRSQDFGLTFDPTDLPFEPLIQMMYNPRDCNVLLTLSITLDLWLSEDFGATWRKIHDSVCLVRWGKKSSIYFTANYNGSCNDKGMLELRKTVDYGLSFQTIATRVYSFVLGGRFVFASIMTGTGTERMIHVSADGGEVWNMAQLPKVNHEQFYSILAANQDMIFMHVDNPGDSGVGTIYVSDDRGAVFSKSLERHLYTTTSSDTDFTAITSLRGVYMTSVLTEDDVVETVITFDQGAKWRPVRRPDNRQCDTETSTNRPNRCRLHIHASYSTTMKMNVPMLPLSQPSAVGLILAHGSVGDAESALSPDVYVSDNGGYSWLWALRGPHHYAILDSGGLLVAVEHTSSPVNQIKFSTDEGQCWHTYNFTSDPLYFSGMDSEPGSRSMNVSLWGYRNDFSKWVVITIDLRKLLTRNCTEGDYVAWLAHSTDPSGSIDGCVLGYKETFLRLRKESVCWNGRGYATTKKLSRCTCTMDDYHCDFGYHRPENSSECVEQEEMKGHPLEFCLNGTTEQLQTSGYRKIPGDQCEGGFQPERKETDLRKMCTSNALYPNSLTENSSLNTAVIVMVVIAILLTSAVAGVWLVKKYVCGGRYSVMREHVEAAKIEGVDDIDPHYMETGKAQDNEDSDQDLIE; from the exons ATGACGTCCATCTCTTGCATTTTGCTGCTGGCGTTTTGTTCGTCTGCGCTGTGCACGAACTTCCACGGGGGAGACAACTTGTCAGCTTTGAGGAGGCTGCAGCGGAAGTTTGTCGGTGATGAGGAGCGACGTAACGTTAGTTCAGAGAGGTCGGAGCTCTCGGAACTCAGCGCAGGACTGAATGAGCAGACGTGTGCAGCTCTGCCGGGAGTGGAGTCAATCCTGCACAACAACACCCACTCT TTTACTTTCAAAGTGAGGACCATGGGTTTACTGTCACTGGCCTGGGTGGGAGATGGATCCGGG GTTCTGCTGGTGTTGACGACGTTCCAGGTGCCGTTGTTCATGATGCGCTTCGGCCAGTCCAACCTCTACAGGAG TGAAGACTATGGGAAGACGTTCAAAGACGTAACTCACTTGATCAACCACACCTTCATCCAGAGCGAGTTCGGCATCGCCATCAGCCCGGACCACTCTGGCAAG GTGATGCTCACTGGCGATGTGTCAGAAATCGGGGGGTTTAAACTGTTTCGCTCGCAGGACTTTGGACTGACCTTTGATCCCACTGACCTGCCGTTTGAGCCTCTCATTCAGATGATGTACAACCCCAGAGACTGCAACGTACTGCTGACACTCAGTATCACG TTGGACCTGTGGCTGTCTGAGGACTTTGGTGCCACCTGGAGGAAGATTCATGACAGTGTTTGTTTGGTCAGATG GGGTAAAAAAAGCAGCATCTACTTTACAGCGAACTACAATGGATCATGCA ATGATAAAGGAATGTTGGAGTTAAGGAAGACGGTGGACTACGGACTAAGTTTTCAGACCATCGCAACAAGAGTTTACTCTTTTGTGCTCGGAGGACGCTTTGTTTTTGCCTCCATCATGACTGGCAcg gGTACAGAACGTATGATCCACGTGTCAGCAGATGGAGGTGAGGTGTGGAACATGGCGCAGCTTCCCAAGGTTAACCATGAGCAGTTCTACTCCATCCTGGCAGCCAATCAGGACATGATATTCATGCACGTAGACAACCCTGGAG ACTCGGGTGTGGGAACCATCTATGTGTCTGATGACAGGGGAGCCGTGTTCTCCAAGTCCCTGGAGCGCCATCTTTACACGACCACGTCAAGCGACACAGACTTTACGGCCATTACTTCCCTTAGGGGCGTCTATATGACCAGCGTTCTCACAGAGG ATGATGTAGTGGAGACAGTGATCACCTTTGACCAAGGAGCAAAATGGCGGCCAGTGCGGAGACCAGATAACAGACAGTGTGACACGGAGACCTCCACCAACAGGCCAAACAGG TGCCGACTTCACATCCACGCCTCTTACAGCACCACCATGAAGATGAACGTCCCCATGCTGCCTCTCTCACAGCCCAGTGCTGTGGGCCTTATTCTGGCTCATG GCAGCGTTGGAGATGCAGAGTCAGCTCTCTCCCCTGACGTGTATGTGTCTGATAACGGGGGCTACTCGTGGCTGTGGGCTCTCAGGGGCCCCCACCACTACGCTATATTGGACTCTGGAGGGCTGCTGGTGGCTGTGGAACACACAAGCTCACCTGTGAACCAGATCAA GTTTTCAACAGATGAGGGGCAGTGCTGGCATACGTACAACTTCACCAGCGACCCGCTTTACTTCAGCGGCATGGACAGTGAGCCCGGCTCTCGCTCCATGAACGTCAGCCTGTGGGGCTACAGGAATGACTTCAGTAAATGGGTGGTGATCACAATAGACCTCAGGAAGCTCCTCACCAGAAACT GTACCGAAGGGGACTATGTCGCGTGGCTGGCTCACTCTACAGACCCCAGTGGGTCTATTGATGGCTGTGTGCTGGGCTATAAAGAGACCTTCTTACGCCTGAGGAAAGAGTCTGTCTGCTGGAATGGGAGGGGATATGCCACTACTAAGAAGTTGTCCCGCTGTACATGTACAATGGATGATTATCACTG TGACTTCGGATATCACCGGCCAGAGAACAGTTCAGAGTgcgtggagcaggaggagatgaagggtcATCCTCTGGAGTTCTGCTTAAATGGGACCACCGAACAACTTCAGACCAGCGG CTACCGGAAGATTCCAGGGGACCAGTGTGAAGGAGGTTTTCAGCCAGAGAGGAAAGAGACCGACCTGAGGAAGATGTGCACCAGCAACGCCCTTTATCCAAACTCTCTG ACTGAAAACAGTTCACTGAACACCGCTGTCATAGTGATGGTTGTCATAGCGATCCTTCTCACCAGTGCTGTTGCAGGCGTTTGGCTGGTTAAGAAATATGTTTGTGGAGGACG ATACTCTGTTATGAGGGAACACGTTGAGGCTGCTAAAATAGAGGGAGTTGATGATATTGACCCTCACTACATGGAGACTGGAAAAGCACAGGACAACGAAGACTCTGATCAG GACCTCATAGAATAA
- the LOC120835216 gene encoding sortilin isoform X1: MTSISCILLLAFCSSALCTNFHGGDNLSALRRLQRKFVGDEERRNVSSERSELSELSAGLNEQTCAALPGVESILHNNTHSFTFKVRTMGLLSLAWVGDGSGVLLVLTTFQVPLFMMRFGQSNLYRSEDYGKTFKDVTHLINHTFIQSEFGIAISPDHSGKVMLTGDVSEIGGFKLFRSQDFGLTFDPTDLPFEPLIQMMYNPRDCNVLLTLSITLDLWLSEDFGATWRKIHDSVCLVRWGKKSSIYFTANYNGSCNDKGMLELRKTVDYGLSFQTIATRVYSFVLGGRFVFASIMTGTGTERMIHVSADGGEVWNMAQLPKVNHEQFYSILAANQDMIFMHVDNPGDSGVGTIYVSDDRGAVFSKSLERHLYTTTSSDTDFTAITSLRGVYMTSVLTEDDVVETVITFDQGAKWRPVRRPDNRQCDTETSTNRPNRCRLHIHASYSTTMKMNVPMLPLSQPSAVGLILAHGSVGDAESALSPDVYVSDNGGYSWLWALRGPHHYAILDSGGLLVAVEHTSSPVNQIKFSTDEGQCWHTYNFTSDPLYFSGMDSEPGSRSMNVSLWGYRNDFSKWVVITIDLRKLLTRNCTEGDYVAWLAHSTDPSGSIDGCVLGYKETFLRLRKESVCWNGRGYATTKKLSRCTCTMDDYHCDFGYHRPENSSECVEQEEMKGHPLEFCLNGTTEQLQTSGYRKIPGDQCEGGFQPERKETDLRKMCTSNALYPNSLTENSSLNTAVIVMVVIAILLTSAVAGVWLVKKYVCGGRFLVHRYSVMREHVEAAKIEGVDDIDPHYMETGKAQDNEDSDQDLIE, translated from the exons ATGACGTCCATCTCTTGCATTTTGCTGCTGGCGTTTTGTTCGTCTGCGCTGTGCACGAACTTCCACGGGGGAGACAACTTGTCAGCTTTGAGGAGGCTGCAGCGGAAGTTTGTCGGTGATGAGGAGCGACGTAACGTTAGTTCAGAGAGGTCGGAGCTCTCGGAACTCAGCGCAGGACTGAATGAGCAGACGTGTGCAGCTCTGCCGGGAGTGGAGTCAATCCTGCACAACAACACCCACTCT TTTACTTTCAAAGTGAGGACCATGGGTTTACTGTCACTGGCCTGGGTGGGAGATGGATCCGGG GTTCTGCTGGTGTTGACGACGTTCCAGGTGCCGTTGTTCATGATGCGCTTCGGCCAGTCCAACCTCTACAGGAG TGAAGACTATGGGAAGACGTTCAAAGACGTAACTCACTTGATCAACCACACCTTCATCCAGAGCGAGTTCGGCATCGCCATCAGCCCGGACCACTCTGGCAAG GTGATGCTCACTGGCGATGTGTCAGAAATCGGGGGGTTTAAACTGTTTCGCTCGCAGGACTTTGGACTGACCTTTGATCCCACTGACCTGCCGTTTGAGCCTCTCATTCAGATGATGTACAACCCCAGAGACTGCAACGTACTGCTGACACTCAGTATCACG TTGGACCTGTGGCTGTCTGAGGACTTTGGTGCCACCTGGAGGAAGATTCATGACAGTGTTTGTTTGGTCAGATG GGGTAAAAAAAGCAGCATCTACTTTACAGCGAACTACAATGGATCATGCA ATGATAAAGGAATGTTGGAGTTAAGGAAGACGGTGGACTACGGACTAAGTTTTCAGACCATCGCAACAAGAGTTTACTCTTTTGTGCTCGGAGGACGCTTTGTTTTTGCCTCCATCATGACTGGCAcg gGTACAGAACGTATGATCCACGTGTCAGCAGATGGAGGTGAGGTGTGGAACATGGCGCAGCTTCCCAAGGTTAACCATGAGCAGTTCTACTCCATCCTGGCAGCCAATCAGGACATGATATTCATGCACGTAGACAACCCTGGAG ACTCGGGTGTGGGAACCATCTATGTGTCTGATGACAGGGGAGCCGTGTTCTCCAAGTCCCTGGAGCGCCATCTTTACACGACCACGTCAAGCGACACAGACTTTACGGCCATTACTTCCCTTAGGGGCGTCTATATGACCAGCGTTCTCACAGAGG ATGATGTAGTGGAGACAGTGATCACCTTTGACCAAGGAGCAAAATGGCGGCCAGTGCGGAGACCAGATAACAGACAGTGTGACACGGAGACCTCCACCAACAGGCCAAACAGG TGCCGACTTCACATCCACGCCTCTTACAGCACCACCATGAAGATGAACGTCCCCATGCTGCCTCTCTCACAGCCCAGTGCTGTGGGCCTTATTCTGGCTCATG GCAGCGTTGGAGATGCAGAGTCAGCTCTCTCCCCTGACGTGTATGTGTCTGATAACGGGGGCTACTCGTGGCTGTGGGCTCTCAGGGGCCCCCACCACTACGCTATATTGGACTCTGGAGGGCTGCTGGTGGCTGTGGAACACACAAGCTCACCTGTGAACCAGATCAA GTTTTCAACAGATGAGGGGCAGTGCTGGCATACGTACAACTTCACCAGCGACCCGCTTTACTTCAGCGGCATGGACAGTGAGCCCGGCTCTCGCTCCATGAACGTCAGCCTGTGGGGCTACAGGAATGACTTCAGTAAATGGGTGGTGATCACAATAGACCTCAGGAAGCTCCTCACCAGAAACT GTACCGAAGGGGACTATGTCGCGTGGCTGGCTCACTCTACAGACCCCAGTGGGTCTATTGATGGCTGTGTGCTGGGCTATAAAGAGACCTTCTTACGCCTGAGGAAAGAGTCTGTCTGCTGGAATGGGAGGGGATATGCCACTACTAAGAAGTTGTCCCGCTGTACATGTACAATGGATGATTATCACTG TGACTTCGGATATCACCGGCCAGAGAACAGTTCAGAGTgcgtggagcaggaggagatgaagggtcATCCTCTGGAGTTCTGCTTAAATGGGACCACCGAACAACTTCAGACCAGCGG CTACCGGAAGATTCCAGGGGACCAGTGTGAAGGAGGTTTTCAGCCAGAGAGGAAAGAGACCGACCTGAGGAAGATGTGCACCAGCAACGCCCTTTATCCAAACTCTCTG ACTGAAAACAGTTCACTGAACACCGCTGTCATAGTGATGGTTGTCATAGCGATCCTTCTCACCAGTGCTGTTGCAGGCGTTTGGCTGGTTAAGAAATATGTTTGTGGAGGACG GTTCCTTGTGCACAGATACTCTGTTATGAGGGAACACGTTGAGGCTGCTAAAATAGAGGGAGTTGATGATATTGACCCTCACTACATGGAGACTGGAAAAGCACAGGACAACGAAGACTCTGATCAG GACCTCATAGAATAA
- the LOC120835216 gene encoding sortilin isoform X4, with product MLTGDVSEIGGFKLFRSQDFGLTFDPTDLPFEPLIQMMYNPRDCNVLLTLSITLDLWLSEDFGATWRKIHDSVCLVRWGKKSSIYFTANYNGSCNDKGMLELRKTVDYGLSFQTIATRVYSFVLGGRFVFASIMTGTGTERMIHVSADGGEVWNMAQLPKVNHEQFYSILAANQDMIFMHVDNPGDSGVGTIYVSDDRGAVFSKSLERHLYTTTSSDTDFTAITSLRGVYMTSVLTEDDVVETVITFDQGAKWRPVRRPDNRQCDTETSTNRPNRCRLHIHASYSTTMKMNVPMLPLSQPSAVGLILAHGSVGDAESALSPDVYVSDNGGYSWLWALRGPHHYAILDSGGLLVAVEHTSSPVNQIKFSTDEGQCWHTYNFTSDPLYFSGMDSEPGSRSMNVSLWGYRNDFSKWVVITIDLRKLLTRNCTEGDYVAWLAHSTDPSGSIDGCVLGYKETFLRLRKESVCWNGRGYATTKKLSRCTCTMDDYHCDFGYHRPENSSECVEQEEMKGHPLEFCLNGTTEQLQTSGYRKIPGDQCEGGFQPERKETDLRKMCTSNALYPNSLTENSSLNTAVIVMVVIAILLTSAVAGVWLVKKYVCGGRFLVHRYSVMREHVEAAKIEGVDDIDPHYMETGKAQDNEDSDQDLIE from the exons ATGCTCACTGGCGATGTGTCAGAAATCGGGGGGTTTAAACTGTTTCGCTCGCAGGACTTTGGACTGACCTTTGATCCCACTGACCTGCCGTTTGAGCCTCTCATTCAGATGATGTACAACCCCAGAGACTGCAACGTACTGCTGACACTCAGTATCACG TTGGACCTGTGGCTGTCTGAGGACTTTGGTGCCACCTGGAGGAAGATTCATGACAGTGTTTGTTTGGTCAGATG GGGTAAAAAAAGCAGCATCTACTTTACAGCGAACTACAATGGATCATGCA ATGATAAAGGAATGTTGGAGTTAAGGAAGACGGTGGACTACGGACTAAGTTTTCAGACCATCGCAACAAGAGTTTACTCTTTTGTGCTCGGAGGACGCTTTGTTTTTGCCTCCATCATGACTGGCAcg gGTACAGAACGTATGATCCACGTGTCAGCAGATGGAGGTGAGGTGTGGAACATGGCGCAGCTTCCCAAGGTTAACCATGAGCAGTTCTACTCCATCCTGGCAGCCAATCAGGACATGATATTCATGCACGTAGACAACCCTGGAG ACTCGGGTGTGGGAACCATCTATGTGTCTGATGACAGGGGAGCCGTGTTCTCCAAGTCCCTGGAGCGCCATCTTTACACGACCACGTCAAGCGACACAGACTTTACGGCCATTACTTCCCTTAGGGGCGTCTATATGACCAGCGTTCTCACAGAGG ATGATGTAGTGGAGACAGTGATCACCTTTGACCAAGGAGCAAAATGGCGGCCAGTGCGGAGACCAGATAACAGACAGTGTGACACGGAGACCTCCACCAACAGGCCAAACAGG TGCCGACTTCACATCCACGCCTCTTACAGCACCACCATGAAGATGAACGTCCCCATGCTGCCTCTCTCACAGCCCAGTGCTGTGGGCCTTATTCTGGCTCATG GCAGCGTTGGAGATGCAGAGTCAGCTCTCTCCCCTGACGTGTATGTGTCTGATAACGGGGGCTACTCGTGGCTGTGGGCTCTCAGGGGCCCCCACCACTACGCTATATTGGACTCTGGAGGGCTGCTGGTGGCTGTGGAACACACAAGCTCACCTGTGAACCAGATCAA GTTTTCAACAGATGAGGGGCAGTGCTGGCATACGTACAACTTCACCAGCGACCCGCTTTACTTCAGCGGCATGGACAGTGAGCCCGGCTCTCGCTCCATGAACGTCAGCCTGTGGGGCTACAGGAATGACTTCAGTAAATGGGTGGTGATCACAATAGACCTCAGGAAGCTCCTCACCAGAAACT GTACCGAAGGGGACTATGTCGCGTGGCTGGCTCACTCTACAGACCCCAGTGGGTCTATTGATGGCTGTGTGCTGGGCTATAAAGAGACCTTCTTACGCCTGAGGAAAGAGTCTGTCTGCTGGAATGGGAGGGGATATGCCACTACTAAGAAGTTGTCCCGCTGTACATGTACAATGGATGATTATCACTG TGACTTCGGATATCACCGGCCAGAGAACAGTTCAGAGTgcgtggagcaggaggagatgaagggtcATCCTCTGGAGTTCTGCTTAAATGGGACCACCGAACAACTTCAGACCAGCGG CTACCGGAAGATTCCAGGGGACCAGTGTGAAGGAGGTTTTCAGCCAGAGAGGAAAGAGACCGACCTGAGGAAGATGTGCACCAGCAACGCCCTTTATCCAAACTCTCTG ACTGAAAACAGTTCACTGAACACCGCTGTCATAGTGATGGTTGTCATAGCGATCCTTCTCACCAGTGCTGTTGCAGGCGTTTGGCTGGTTAAGAAATATGTTTGTGGAGGACG GTTCCTTGTGCACAGATACTCTGTTATGAGGGAACACGTTGAGGCTGCTAAAATAGAGGGAGTTGATGATATTGACCCTCACTACATGGAGACTGGAAAAGCACAGGACAACGAAGACTCTGATCAG GACCTCATAGAATAA